In Eretmochelys imbricata isolate rEreImb1 chromosome 4, rEreImb1.hap1, whole genome shotgun sequence, a single window of DNA contains:
- the PRDM8 gene encoding PR domain zinc finger protein 8, with the protein MEDAGVQRGIWDGDAKAVQQCLTDIFTSVYTTCDIPENAIFGPCVLSHTSLYDSIAFIALKSTDKRTVPYIFRVDTSAANGSSEGLMWLRLVQSARDKEEQNLEAYIKNGQLFYRSLRRIAKDEELLVWYGKELTELLLLNTARSHSKMNGSPPYSCLECSQRFQFEFPYAAHLRFRCPKRLPSSEPEEPRGKDSGKEPAASLGPGANKYCKPGGPLHPNYPSPQDSNSNAKPSTDFHNLARELENSRGGGGGSPRRSPPAPPPPPQAGAGSKAKRKYPEEPGEERGQGAGRGRLPSSPKEDLVCTPQQQYRPAGSYFGLEESGRLFGPPSPETGEAKRSAFVEVKKASRGLEAEGGEEEAAAEQQPPPPPQRASPAGAGDPLLGARPGGPLSGGSPARGSAFTTVPQLGKAEERKSAFSQPARSAFPHVAPLGLAQKLGEPCPEAAAAARLYPADPLAAELPGAGGAPKQSPFLYATAFWPKSSAAAGPLQLQLPSALTLLPPSFTSLCLPAQNWCAKCNASFRMTSDLVYHMRSHHKREYALEPLVKRRREEKLKCPICNESFRERHHLSRHMTSHN; encoded by the exons ATGGAGGACGCCGGCGTTCAAAGGGGTATATGGGACGGAGACGCCAAGGCAGTCCAGCAATGTTTGACGGATATTTTCACCAGCGTTTACACCACCTGCGATATCCCGGAAAATGCTATCTTCGGCCCTTGCGTACTCAGCCACACTTCTTTGTATGACAGCATCGCTTTCATAGCGCTTAAATCCACTGACAAGAGAACCGTCCCTTACATATTCCGG GTGGACACTTCAGCAGCAAATGGCTCCTCCGAAGGTCTAATGTGGCTCCGTCTGGTCCAGTCAGCCAGAGATAAAGAAGAACAGAACCTAGAAGCTTACATCAAAAATGGACAATTGTTTTATCGGTCCCTTCGCAGGATTGCCAAAGACGAGGAGTTACTAGTTTGGTACGGGAAAGAACTGACGGAATTACTGTTGCTCAACACCGCCAGATCCCACAGCAAGATGAACG GGTCGCCCCCGTACTCCTGCCTGGAGTGCAGCCAGCGTTTCCAGTTCGAGTTCCCCTACGCGGCCCACCTGCGGTTCCGCTGCCCCAAGCGACTGCCCAGCTCGGAGCCCGAGGAGCCGCGCGGCAAGGACAGCGGCAAGGAGCCCGCGGCCAGCCTGGGGCCCGGGGCCAACAAATACTGCAAGCCCGGCGGGCCGCTCCACCCGAACTACCCCAGCCCCCAGGACAGCAACAGCAACGCCAAGCCCTCCACGGACTTCCACAACCTGGCCCGCGAGCTGGAGAACTcccggggcggcggcggcggctccccgCGCCGCAGCCCgcccgcgccgccgccgccgccccagGCCGGCGCGGGCAGCAAAGCCAAGCGGAAATACCCGGAGGAGCCGGGCGAGGAGCGGGGCCAGGGGGCCGGCCGGGGCCgcttgccctcctcccccaaggaGGACCTGGTGTGCACCCCGCAGCAGCAGTACCGGCCGGCGGGCAGCTACTTCGGCCTGGAGGAGAGCGGCCGCCTCTTCGGGCCGCCCAGCCCGGAGACGGGCGAGGCCAAGCGCAGCGCCTTCGTGGAGGTGAAGAAAGCCTCGCGCGGGCTGGAGGCCGAGGGCggcgaggaggaggcggcggcggagcagcagccgccgccgccgccgcagcgCGCCTCGCCCGCGGGCGCCGGGGACCCGCTGCTGGGCGCCCGGCCGGGCGGGCCGCTCTCCGGGGGCAGCCCGGCGCGGGGCAGCGCCTTCACCACGGTGCCGCAGCTGGGCAAGGCGGAGGAGCGGAAAAGCGCCTTCTCCCAGCCGGCCCGCTCCGCCTTCCCCCACGTGGCGCCGCTCGGGCTGGCCCAGAAGCTGGGCGAGCCCTGCCCGgaggccgccgccgccgcccgcctcTACCCGGCCGACCCGCTGGCCGCCGAGCTGCCCGGCGCCGGCGGGGCGCCCAAGCAGAGCCCCTTCCTCTACGCCACCGCCTTCTGGCCCAAGAGCTCGGCGGCGGCCGGGCCgctccagctgcagctgcccTCGGCCCTGACCCTGCTGCCGCCCTCCTTCACCTCGCTGTGCCTGCCGGCCCAGAACTGGTGCGCCAAGTGCAACGCCTCCTTCCGCATGACCTCCGACCTGGTCTACCACATGCGCTCCCACCACAAGCGGGAGTACGCCCTGGAGCCGCTGGTCAAGCGCCGCCGCGAGGAGAAGCTCAAGTGCCCCATCTGCAACGAGTCCTTCCGCGAGCGGCACCACCTCTCCCGGCACATGACCTCCCACAACTGa